One Brassica oleracea var. oleracea cultivar TO1000 chromosome C7, BOL, whole genome shotgun sequence genomic window carries:
- the LOC106302325 gene encoding receptor-like kinase TMK3, with product MTRSHLCLLCLLLSLVNFAASQDDATIMQSLKSTLHLTPDVDWSNPDPCKWTSVQCDGSNRVTRIQLKQKGISGTLPPDLQKLSELIVLELFSNKISGPVPDLSGLTHLQRLNLHDNLFDSTPANLFSGMNSLQEVYLDNNPFASWEIPETIKEATSLKNLSLVNCNLAGSIPDFFSSQTLPSLVSLKLSRNNLQGGLPSSFGASSLQQLYLNGQKLFGSISVLQKMTSLVEVDLQANTFWGPIPDLSGLQSLRLFNVRENQLTGLVPPSFTGLKSLTVVNLTNNCFQGPTPLFDNSVAVDVIANTNSFCLDTAGAPCDPRVEALLSVAESFGYRVKLAKSWKGNDPCGRSWLGITCSGSNDVTVVDLGRQELTGTVSPSFAKLTSLETINLSNNQLTGSIPTELTTLPRLRTLDVSNNDIHGDVPKFSASVTVLTTGNVNIGPVSPTGWKSFRNRI from the coding sequence ATGACGAGATCACATCTTTGCCTCCTCTGTCTCCTCCTCTCCCTAGTGAATTTCGCGGCTTCTCAAGACGATGCGACGATCATGCAATCCCTCAAATCTACTCTTCATCTCACACCAGACGTGGACTGGTCGAACCCTGACCCTTGCAAATGGACCAGCGTCCAATGCGACGGAAGCAACCGCGTGACGAGGATCCAGCTTAAACAGAAAGGGATCAGCGGCACTCTCCCTCCGGATCTCCAGAAACTTTCCGAGCTCATCGTCCTCGAGTTATTCTCCAACAAAATCTCCGGCCCGGTTCCTGATCTCTCGGGACTAACGCATCTACAGAGGCTGAATCTACATGACAATCTCTTCGATTCGACGCCGGCGAATCTCTTCTCGGGGATGAACTCGTTGCAAGAAGTGTACCTCGACAACAACCCTTTCGCTTCTTGGGAGATTCCAGAGACTATTAAAGAAGCCACGTCTCTCAAGAACCTCTCTCTCGTCAACTGCAACCTCGCGGGTTCGATTCCTGATTTCTTCAGCTCCCAGACGCTCCCAAGCCTCGTTTCTTTGAAGCTATCTCGCAATAATCTGCAGGGAGGGTTGCCTTCCAGCTTCGGAGCTTCCTCGTTACAGCAGCTCTATCTCAACGGACAGAAGCTATTCGGGTCTATCTCCGTGTTACAGAAGATGACTTCTCTCGTCGAGGTTGATCTGCAAGCTAACACCTTTTGGGGTCCCATCCCTGATCTCTCTGGTTTACAGTCTCTCAGGTTGTTCAATGTAAGAGAGAATCAGCTCACTGGTCTTGTCCCACCGTCCTTTACTGGTCTCAAATCGCTTACTGTCGTGAATCTGACTAATAACTGCTTTCAAGGACCGACTCCGTTATTCGACAACTCAGTCGCTGTTGATGTAATAGCCAACACGAATAGCTTCTGTCTGGATACTGCTGGTGCTCCGTGTGATCCTCGCGTCGAGGCCTTGCTTTCTGTAGCTGAGTCGTTTGGATACCGGGTGAAGCTAGCCAAGAGTTGGAAAGGGAATGATCCGTGTGGCCGTAGCTGGCTTGGGATTACTTGTTCTGGAAGTAATGATGTTACGGTGGTTGATCTTGGGAGGCAGGAGCTCACGGGTACGGTATCTCCGAGTTTTGCTAAGCTTACTTCCTTGGAAACCATCAATCTTTCTAATAACCAACTCACCGGGAGTATACCGACAGAGCTTACCACTTTGCCTAGGCTTAGGACACTCGATGTGTCGAACAACGATATCCATGGTGATGTGCCCAAGTTCAGCGCAAGTGTGACTGTGTTGACTACTGGTAACGTTAACATCGGACCTGTCTCACCGACTGGTTGGAAATCCTTCAGAAATAGAATATAG
- the LOC106302327 gene encoding uncharacterized protein LOC106302327: MKDRLLEGPTSALLIERVLAETLKTPFFRRITDVRYRPAEKIRLLTSAGKAEPTDHITTFNIALGRTNFTDEERDAGYCRLFVESLQGPDLGWFTGLERDSINEFHDLTSAFLKQYIMFTRQGATLSDLWNLSQGANQSLRDYMEKFKAVASKVHVPENIVIDALVNTLYFKSLFREDLYRNPTKSLQDAIARSNNLFRMEEDTSAILKKMNVAAKLMTAPKASEAHQEPRQHATGNKCNQQKSFVYVVED; encoded by the coding sequence ATGAAAGACCGGTTGCTCGAAGGACCTACTTCGGCGCTGTTGATTGAACGCGTCCTCGCCGAAACCCTAAAAACCCCCTTTTTCCGGCGAATCACCGACGTACGGTACCGACCAGCCGAGAAAATCCGCCTTCTGACTTCTGCCGGAAAGGCAGAACCGACTGACCATATCACCACTTTCAACATCGCGCTGGGTCGAACTAACTTTACCGATGAGGAAAGAGACGCTGGCTATTGTCGGCTCTTCGTCGAGAGTCTTCAAGGACCAGATCTCGGGTGGTTCACTGGATTGGAACGAGACTCCATCAACGAATTTCACGACTTGACGTCCGCATTCCTCAAGCAGTACATCATGTTTACGAGACAAGGAGCGACCCTATCCGACCTTTGGAACCTATCTCAGGGAGCAAACCAGAGCCTCCGTGACTACATGGAAAAGTTCAAAGCTGTCGCTTCAAAGGTGCATGTCCCCGAAAACATCGTCATTGATGCGTTGGTGAACACCCTCTACTTCAAGTCCCTGTTTCGCGAGGATCTCTACAGAAACCCCACCAAATCGCTTCAGGATGCTATCGCGAGATCGAACAACTTATTCCGAATGGAAGAAGACACATCAGCGATACTCAAGAAAATGAATGTGGCCGCTAAACTGATGACTGCTCCAAAAGCTTCTGAGGCACACCAAGAACCCCGACAGCACGCCACTGGCAACAAATGTAATCAGCAGAAAAGCTTCGTCTATGTTGTCGAAGATTAA